aatttttgaaaatagtCTGAAATGGAGGACCTGCCCTTTTTGAGTGTAGCAAGTTGGTAGTGGACTTGCATATCCGGGCCCTTGATTGGGAGGAGTAGAGACGTTCAAGTGCACTCCATACTTCACTGGCAGTGGAGTAACCTATGATTTGAGAAATGAGATTCTCTGAGATTGTGGAAACAATGGTACTAAGAACCATTTGACCCTGTTGCAGCCAGGTGAGGTAGGTGGGATTGCCTATAGTAGGAGGGGAACCAGTGGATGGTGATGGGTTGGGAATggtttgaggtgggggatggatGGTACCTTCAGCAAAACTAAAGGCATTCTGACTTTTGAGGTAAATCACCATTTGCCACTGCCATGTGAGATAGTTGTCCCGGGTAAGTTGGGCAGTGACACGATGGGGAAGGTTGTTGAATAAAGATGCATGAGATATTTGGGTGGAGGGTGCAGCAGGGAAAGCATCAGAGGTGGTGGAGGTGCTGGCCATTTGtgacttggaaaaaaaaaatgacgtgaGTCTTAGacaggctctgataccataaaacaacaaataatatTAGGATGATTTTATGCTGCAAACTTAATTGATTCTTTCATTGACAATCactggtatatatatacacagatCATTAATGACCGTTACATAGGCAATCCCAATAATTATGGCTATATTGATTACAAACATTTGCTAACATTCCTTATTGGTGCAGCTTGATTCTCGGTAGTATCTTTAGTGTTTTGAAATGATGCTGCGCGGGACTCCTCAAGAGGATACTTGCCATGTTGGTGAGTGGGGGTGCTGTCATGAGCTGGAGCATGAGGTGAGGATGGCGTGAGATCTTCAATTGCCTTTATAACCACACTCAAAGTAAAAGACCTCAAAAAGCCCTTAAAttcaaatatgtatatatgacCCAAAATATCAACTCATAAGTAAAAgccattaaattaaaaacaaaaaaaaaaacattaaaattatgacaaaaaaaacccaataaattCCCTctggttttattttatcatgatCGTAATATTCTGATTTTGTTCGCATAGTAAGGTAATATTTCTTTTCCATAATAAATTGACAGCCTTTTTACATAAGCATATAGATGTCGTACGGCAAGtttacaaagaagaaaaataaagttatttaaGGCATTTGGAGATTAATTTCCTTAAAGTATCATTTGATGACTCAATGCGTACCCTCGAAGCCATCTATTATATATgcatttgactttttagaaatcaacgttcttttttttttctttcctttttttaacaaaagtcaAAACATTTATTGAAAATTCATCAAATCAGCTAGGGATATAAAACTCTCTAGCTACCTAAAATACCACAGATACAATTTGAAGTTTCTTTAACCTAAACCTTGGTATGAGCAGTCGAATTCGCACTCCTTTTGACATATTCAACGCTCCACAACCTCAATTGGCATAAACTCTTTTTGATTCCATCAACTATATGtcaaaatttatttcaattaatcCCCTCTGCTTTAATCATCGTTGCAATCTGTAGGGTATCCATCTTCAAAATAATGTCATCATGTAAAGTAGTCAAAGCTTCAGCAACAATTGGATTGGCCAAAGCCCAACTCTCTAAAAAAATCAACGTTCTAAATTTAAAGAGGATGCGAGAAAAATTTGCGttctaaattttacaaaaatatatcttttgacttttttttaaatatatatatatatatatatatatatatatatatatatatatatatatatatatatatatatattgaaaagctttttaaaatttgttggacattttattttttagatttttaggtaatttttttgGGATTCCCTACAATTGAGAATCCAGCCAATTTCTCCTGTTCTCTATAAGTAGATAGCGAACTTGAGGGGGTTATAATTAGTGAGTCCTCTTGTCCGGTAGAAGCTCTGTGTTCGATAAAGAGTCctctctcacatttttttttttttttttaattttcttattactTTTTCTTCGGAGTGGGATGGTAGAAAATTCCAATCCATAGGTATGCATGTGAGTATATGACCTAATTACTCAAACACGTAATAAATAGAAGGGTAGTTCGAGGAACCCTAATACTTTCCAAATCAACTCAAtaactaaatattaataatcTTTGCTTACTTTATTTATCAATCAAATAGGTTTGTATAGAGTTACAAATAAATGTAATAAACATAAATTATTCTCATATAGATGTATTCTATGACTATCCTATTATGATCACTAATAactattaataaagataatacaAAACTATTTATGAATAGCATACTATTCATTTATTCCCTACTTAATGATAAACTctaatagataaataataattaaataacaaagatacataataacaaaataataaagacaCATGACTGCTTATGAACTTTTTGTTCTCATTCTTTTTCCCATCTGGTACGTAAcaatataattttcaattttttgggaGGATCAAAggttgttttattttcatttttttggggACTAAGAAGGGTGTGAAGGAGAGTTTTCTCTATGTTTTTGACTCTTTTAGAGATCAAGATGAATTTTTATCCCCTCTTCATAACAGATGTCTCCTTTAAAACATAATGTTTGATCACCTCGTAAACACTGCTCGTAACCTCCATAATCCATTAAATGAtgaatgttatttagtagaatattatataattgagataaaaattaattttttacaaatttttattaatttaaaagctGATTTTTTTATAACGTTATCATTCTAGTTGTATGACAAATGTATAACAGTGTAATGCAAcatactcatattttttttattccactCTCATATTGCTGGGTTGATGTGATAATATCCATCATTTATTtgattagtttttattaaaaaaaacaataaaataaaatcaagggCTTATATGCACGATCATATCAGCTTAGTAATATGAGAGTGGGtgagaaattaatatttatgaGAGTAATCCCACAATATTTGGTACATGAAAATTGGTTTTGGATTGTGAAAATCACCCCACGTAGAATTTGGGGTTGGAGGGATGATGTATAGTCTATAAAATTACTCATCTAGAAATAATGACTACGACTCCCGACTCTAGAAACTCTATTGCAGTATTACGAAACTTTCAAATTGTGTTaagaaacttaaaaattaattttaatacataaaaaattATGCGAAGCAAGATCCCGCACTCCTTCAGCTGTATTAAACTTCTCACACTATAGAGTTTATGATTGTTTGATGTTTATGCCTACCTAAACCATAGGTCAGTAATCTTCATTTACAACAATAAAGAGTTAGTCCTTTAATAGGACTTCACAAGATAAAAGCTAGACTAGAAGTAGAAACCTAAAACTATACAACTTGTTTGTAGATGACTATCAATATAGTTTAGATAAACTATGACTCGTATAATATTCAAATTTAGATAGATTCATTTTTATCAGATGATAAAGatttaggaaaatgttagatttacaacactaatacaacaattgtacaacaatcattcacatgagggtgggtcccacatactggggcccactatcatgtgaggggttgttgtgcagttgttgtattggtgttgtacaataATCAAATCCCAAAGATTTAACTTGTATAATACTCCCCATCAAACTCGACGTAGGTGACCTAACGTTGAGGTTGGAAGCAAGGAGAAGGAACCAGCTGGCAGGTAGAGGCTTTGTGAGGACATCAACAATCTGATCTTTTCCGGGTATGAATCGAACATTTAATAACTTATCTGTAACTTGATCACGAACAAAATGATAGTCTATTTCAATGTGCTTTGTACTCACATGATAGATAGGATTGGAAGTGAGATAGGTGGCACCTATATTATCACAAAATAAAGTTGGTGCACATGGAAGTGAGATCCGAAGTTCATTTAGTAGAGTATGAATCCAAATCAGTCCTGCAGAAGCATTTGCAAGGGCTTTATACTTCAATTCTGTATTAGAACGTGACACAGTGGGCTGCTTTTTGGAACTCCAAGATATCAAATTTTTACCCAAGAAGATCCAAAATCCAGATGTTGATTTGCGGTCATCCGGGCAACCAACCCAAATCTGAATCCGAGAAGGCTATTAGTTGATGAGATGAGAGCTTGTGGATGCAAAAAGTGTACTTAATAGTGTCATTCAAGTAACGCAAGATGCGTTTAACAGCAATCCAGTGAGGTTCTCGGGGATCTTGCATAAATTGAGAGACCTTGTTGACAACAAACATTATGTCTGGACGTGTTAGAGATAGGTATTGAAGAGATCCAACTGTGCTGCGATAAAGTGTAGGGTTTGTAATGGTTGATCCTTCAAACTTGTTGAGATTAGTAGATGAGGACATCGGAGTAGAGACAAGCTTAACAAGCTCCATATTAGTCTTCTTGAGGATATCCAGAATATATCTTTGTTGAGATAGGTGAAGTCCATCCAATTTCCAAGAAGCTtcaacaccaaaaaataagttTAGAGGACCTAGATCTTTTAGAGTAAAAGAGGAGTGTAAATCTTATATAAGTTTAGATATAGCTCATCGGTGTGAATTAgtgatgatgatatcatcaacgTAGATTAACATAAAAATTTGAATGACATTAGCTTTGTAGATGAAGAGTGATGAATCAGCCTTGGTGCTCTTGAAGTTGAGTTATGTAAGTTGAGCACTTAGCCTTAAAAACCATGCTCTGGGTGCTTGTTTTAGAACAATGCTTTCTCTTGCTGTCTCTGCAGGTTGGCCAGTCCATCAAGTTGATGTAAGCAAGGTCACAAGTAAGTTTATCTAAACTATCTTGATTGTCATCTACAAGCAAGTTATATAGTTTTAGGTTTCTACTTCCATTCTTACCAAGCTTATCAAAAGATAAGCTTTTATCTTGTAAAGTCTATTAAAGGACTAACTCTTTATTGCTATAAATGAAGATCACTGACCTACGGTTTAGATAGACAGAAACATCAAACAATCATAAACTCTATATGGTACCAGAGCTAATTAAGACAAATGTCTATGGCCACTCCCCCTCCCATCTCCGAAACTACTTCTTCTCAAACAGTGCCTCTTGTTTCCCACTCACTTCAAATCTAAATAGATTAATCTTTATCGGATGATAAAGATTTATATAGTCTAATACACACAACAAGTTCTAAATGAGGTGGCTATATTTGGCAAatcattctatttttttcataaaaagtCAACTAAAAaacattatattttttatatcacatcaataaatttttaacaactttttttactttttatatcatatcatttactttataacaatttttttttttttaattttttcatacaaaaattttaaaatttatttatactttatatcaccttttattactatttagaaaaaaaaaataaaaaaatccaattgtTTATCAAACACACCGGGCGTTACTCAAAGAAAGCCGACTTTCTCGCCGTTATAACTATAAAGTTGCCACTATAACATTTTAACAAGAAGTTGGAACCTTCATAACCTTCTGGGAGCATTTATATTCCTGTTAAAATTCGTATAATATTACCTTCTAAGCGCGACATTCGATGAGCTTGATCCAGAACCAAGACATGGGCACTAGTCTTCCAGCTTCACCAACATCGTCTTCGTCCTCCTCCCTCTTTGCAGCCGTAGACATGGGCACCAACTCCTTCAAGCTCCTCATTGTCAATGCCGACAGATCTGGCAAATTCCTCACCCTCAGCCACCTCAAAGAGTCCATCCTCCTCGGCCTCAGCTCCACCCCAACAACCCCATTTGCCCTTCAAACCCTCCAAGGCTTCCAAGCAATCTTATCCTCTCACCATGTCATTCGCAGCCATACTCGCTGTGTTGCCACTGCAGCAACACGTGAGGCAGCTAATAGAAATGAGTTTGTTCGGTGTGTCAAGGAAAAGACTGGTCTTGAAGTTGAGGTGTTGTCTGGTGAGGAGGAAGCCAGACTTGTGTACCTGGGTGTGCTTCAATTCCTGCCAGTTTTTGGGAAATCGGTGTTGGTTATAGATATTGGTGGCGGGTCTACTGAGTTTGTTGTTGGGAAGGGAGGGAAAGTTAGTTTTGGGGCTTCATTGAAGTTGGGGCACGTGAGTTTGACTGAAAAGTTTGTGAAACATGGCCTTGTTGGGCAAATGAGGGAGTATGTTAGATTGGTTATACGAGAATCTGGGGTGGTAGAGAAAATCAAGGAGTGTGGGTTTGAGATGGTAGTTGGGTGTTCTGGTACGGTTCGTGCAATTGAGAAGGCTGTGTTTTGTGGGTACGCTAAAAGTGATGTGTTTGGGAATGATAATGTGGTTTTGTTTGGGGAGTGCAAGAGGGATTGGACTTGGGGGTTTACTAGAGGGGAATTGAGGGGTTTGGTTGAGAGGATATGTGAGGGAGGGGAGGAAGAGAAGGTGAGGAGAGAGGGAATGTTTAAGAGCCGGTCGGAGTTTATTGTGGCGGGGGCGGTGTTGTTGGAGGAAATATTTGAGGTGATTGGGATTGCGGAAATGGAGGTTTCTGGATATGCATTGGGGGAGGGTGTTATTGCTGAGAGTTTAGCAAAGGTGTATGGTGGCTATGATTTGAATGCCAATGGAAGGTGGAGGTCTGTTGTGTGGCTTACTACAAGGTTTAATAGCAAGAAGAGGATGAGAGCTGCTGCTCAGTGTGCTGGGATTGCAAAGGTATATTGAACTTCTTGGTTTTGATTCATTTTTGTTGGAGTGCAAAAGTGCCGCTCTTGGACGGTTCTTAGAACATGCCTTGCAGGGTGCGATTTTGAATGCCATAAAAGGCTATGGCTTCCCTCATTGAACACCAATTAGTTTTCAGATGAGATGATCAAAAGACCCGATCCATCAAATGATATTAGAGCCAAGGTCATGGATGCGAGTCGTGGGAGCGTCATGTTGAGGTGCATCAGTGCCGCTCTACTCACATGGATGGCTCTTAGAACATGCCTTATGGGGTGTGATTTCGAATGTCATAAAAGGCTTTTACTTTCCTCACTGAACACCAATTGGCTTTCAGATGAGATGGTCAAGAGGCCCAATCCAACAATTTTGATGTTACTTGCTGAAATTTCATGTTATACCTGGTTTAATAGACTGTATGATTGTATTCACATTGCAGTGATTGCGATGTACAATGTAATTTTTCTATCAATTAGGATTTAATTTCCAATTCAAGAAGCTGAGCCTAATGAGAACCAAAACATCTGCCTTCAATATGTTTCTTCATGCACATTATGACAAAGGTTTCCTATGACTTCTGATTTAATGGTTGTTACAGGAGATTTTTGAAGGCTTAAGAAAATATGAAGAGGTTGCTGCCTCCTTGGATGAGAAGGAATTTGAATATCTTGAAGCTGCCTGTTTGCTTCACAATATTGGCCTTTTCACTGGCAAAAAGGGTTACCATAAGCAGACTTATCGTATAATCATGGTATCTGTTTTCATTCTTTGTCTAGTTATGTGTTCCATGATTGAATGCTTTTATATAATCCAAGATATCTTGAATATATGCAAAATGTTAGGCTATACATGACTATTGAAGTGCGATATGCTTTATGTTCGTTAAAAGTTGGAAAGAAAAAATTCCATCATCTCTAGAACTTTTCGGTATCTTTGGTTGCATAAATAAAACATTCTTCCGTTTCTTAATCTTTGATCCTGTCGATCTTTTCTATAGGATGGTGGTCATCTTCATGGTTATAGTACTGAGGAGGTCAAGGTATGCCATCCATCTACTAATTCTGCTCCGTTCTTAATGATTAGTATTATAAATTTGCTCTCTGCTACCCCTGGGGCCTTGGTTCAGGTGGTTAGGGGTGGGATTGGAACTTGGAATAGTTCTATGTTCTAAAATTCTTGTCCAGTTAGGTGTGTCCATAAGGTATAAGTAGACCCTTACGCTGGTTATGATTTGCTACATCTGCAGTTAATAGCGTTACTCACAAGACATCACCGGAAGAAATTTCCAAAATCTGATCATGCTTCTTTAAAGGAATTCTCTAAAGAAGTAGCTTACTCTATACCATATGTATTCCATTAATTTATTAGTTATATGGAGAACTGTTCTACATTAACTTATACCTATTTTCTTCTCTGTTATTTTCAGGAAAAGCAGAAATTCCGATCTCTTTGTGCAATTGTACGTGTTTCTGTAGCATTGCAGCAGCATCAATGCGTAAACATTCAAAAAATGGCTTTTTCACATTCTCATGGAGGTTTCAAACTGGTATATGTCAATCTTTGGATTTGCTAGATACTCAATCTGCTTTGTTGcctcatcaatttttatttttttatttgttcaaaaggaaagataaaaacACAAGAGTAGAAAATGATGTCTTTACGTTCATGGAGGGCACAGTAACTAGTCCgggaaaagagaaattaaaacTATCCCAAAACAAATATTGGCCTATATACAAGAGGCTCTTAGAGTAAAAGTCATAGCAGATTTCTTGTGAAACACCGCACTAAGCCAACCCATTGGTCACAAGATTGACTTCTCTATATAGCAAAAAGATGTTTGGATATTAGGGATATTTGCTGCCTTGTACAAACTATCATGGAGTAACACCCTTAGAGCTCTGGTCTTGATGCTCTTCCCCAGGAAGGCACGGAGCCAAATTTCAGATACAGACTCTAAAGAAAGGTGAGAGAGGTTCAATTGATTTTCAAATTCCAACCCTTTCCTTAGAGCCCAAAACTCAGCTGTATCTTttgttatgatgcccaaattaAGAGTAAAAGCCATCACAAAATTTTAATGACTATCTCTGAGGATGCCCACATCTCCTGCTTTACATGTGTTACCTTTACATACTCCATCAGTATTCAACTTGAAAAAAGGGGGAGGAGGAGGGGACCAGTGCACTTGTTAGATAAGGTTGTTGTGAACATTATGTTGAGGCAATGGGTTTTTAGTGTCATTATGTATTGCTATTATTTGAAATATTTAGTGAGACTGATAGATTGATTGCATAATAAAGCTTGATTGTTTGCAAGCCAAATGACTCGATACAAGAATGGGAATATTAATATGATTCTATAGTACTGGTGCTGAATCATAGGAGTTGATCTTTAGGAAAGTGTTTAAGTTAAAGAAAGAGTAAGGTAATATTCAGATGCAAGTGGAGGGATATTGAACTTTGGCCATATCTTTGTACAAGACAGGCAAGAGCCAAAAACATGATTAGTCTTTTACTGGGTAATTGCATAAGGAACAAGCTGGCGAAGGAATAATGTTTTTAACAGCCAAAGTTTTCCTAACTGGAAGTTTATTGTGAGTTAGCAGCCATAGGAAGTGTTTTATCTTTGGAAGTGTGTATACTTTCCAAATAGAAGGCATCCACAGGAGGTGATGGCCTATGAAGTTGTGACATTTTGAGGAAGGAGCCACTCATAGGCTGTTTTAACTGAAAAATCCCCTGTTTTTGAATGGCTCTTGAAGAGTTTGATCAGGAGGATTGTGAGGGAACAGGAATTGATTTATCGTTTCCTAgatatgatttgaaaaatggCATGTTCCATATTAGCGGGTGAAGAAATTCTTGGTGAAGTCCATCTTGTTCGCCGGAAGTTTTTGATATTCTTGGATAGACATTATGCTTCATCAATTTTATGGTGCATGTGTGTGCGTGGGTGCAAGTATATGTGTATCATGTATTTACTCTAGGAATcagtggaccaccttcttcttcattgcgttGTGGCTTCTGCTCTGTGAAATTCTCCCTTTACTCgatttggtatgtcttgggttatgcctagaagagttatcgaATTGTTTGCCTGTTAGTGGAATTCTAGAAGGCCGATGAGTGTtgcaatttggaagatggttccAATTTgcatttttgtgtgtgtttggaatcaaagaaatcttaggtgtttcgagGACTTGGAGAGTTTcatggaggatattttaacTTCATTCTTTCATACTCTATAtatttggacggtggcttttttaTCCCTCTCTGTCTCTTAGTTTTGTTGATTTCcttgttcatttttctcttcttagttaggtgtttccttttgtatacttccggtgtacttagggggcACCTTACACTTTCTATAAGACtagatttacttataaaaacaaaaatgtattCACTCTTATATATTCACAACCAGAGACTGGTAACCAGAGTATTTCATCAGTTCTGGGTCTGCCAACATCTTTGATCTGACCCTGCCATAGAATTACCAGAGTAGTGCATTAGCTTAGATGAATCAGGCATGTATTGCAAAACCATTTTCCTGAAACAGACTTCCCATTATGTGCTAGAGACTCATTCTCGCTGCAAGTTCAACAACCATTATTGATTATGATGTCAAATATGTTCTGTATTCTTAATATGATAATTAGTTTTTGTCTACAGGAAAGCAGTGTTCTAAATGATCAAAATCTGCTGCCTACTACCATACAACCTTTAATTGGGGACAGTTTTCCAGAAGTAAGGCAAGAGTTAGAAAACTTTAAAAAGGTAAATTTTCTTGTGttcctttttataattttgttcgTTAATTTGAGTTAAATTGTAAAGTTTATTTCTGTAACCATCTATTTTAATATGTTTAGGTATTTCAACAAGAATTGTCAGTAGTAGTTCATTCAAGCACTTCAGAATCATCGCAGCCATAAGAATACTTGTGCAGGAGGCATCCATTACTCTCAATCTGCTGCTAAAGATGATACAACCTATATAGGGGATCCCATTGATGGTTCAATGTTTTCGTCTTAAAAATAAGCTGTAGTTGGTATGTAGGACCTATTTTTCTTCATGTGATGCAATTATTATGGTTGATTTGATGACATTGATAGTTATTCATGTTTTATGATATTGTGATAGTACACTGCatcttaatttaaattatgcagACTTTTGAACTATGGAAGAATAGTTTTGTTGCTAGTAGGAGCACTTCAGTGGACCCTGGGCAGAGAGAGATATTGGGAACAAATATCAGCATCAACTGGGTTTGTGGCCCAAGTGGCGTGGATTAAGTGAAAGAAAGCATGAACTTAAAAAATTGAAGACATAATGCACGTGTGAGTATTTATTTTAGACTCCTGAACATGCAACATAATTGTAGCTGCTTTGGTCTTCTTTTAATTGCCAAGAAACATGGAACTTCGTGTCTTTTGAATATATGATACATTTCATTTGAATTCTGAGGTAGGGAACTTTTTCCTCAAGGGCTCAAACTAAGccaaataattttgtttggcATAGCCGCATAGGCTGCGTTTGTTAATAGTTTTTAGAGGatgccttttgttttttgtttgaaaaagtgttataatgtgatataaatgttaAAGTAGTTGTGAATGTTttggattgtttgttaatgattttgttttgaaaagagaaaacaaaagagaaaaggaaaaaggaaaaagtgttATAAAACAAAGTCAAAGTGTGAGAGCTTTTTCTACGTTATCTAAGTAGATCGAGCAGAGCTCTAGAGATGGGGAATCAGGATGCGGAAAGCACATCACttaaatgaaaaacaataatttttgttgatttttgcATATTGCAAGGACAGCTTTACAGCTTATGTTTATCATTAACTTTACATCAATGTGTTAAGCATTTCAATTGGCATAATTTTATCCCTGCCGGGAGTTAAAATTCTGCATCAACTAAAAGCTGCTGAttttaaaacaaacataaatatgATGTTTAACTCTGATTTGTATCCTTGGAACCACTTTCGAAGgaattgcttcttttttttggctATTGGCATCAAAAGCATCAAGTGGTCTTTGGATTGGATTATGCTAGATTGGATTATAGCATATAGATGTTTGGGAAAAATGCCAAATCAGTCATTGTGATTGCACCAATTTGAAATAAGCTCCCTagggtttaaaaagtgacttaAAACTCCTTGTAGTAAGCATAAATGGCAAATAAGTCTTTACCTTGAACTTTTGTTTGAGATTTTGACAAAAATAGTCAGAGGGCAACATGAGcaccaataataatatgacatATGTtccttataataaaaatatagaaaaaaaaaatataaatattaaaaaagaaaaagaaaaagaaaagaactctTATGGAGGTGGTTGTACCACCCCCAGATGAGCCAGAAGGGGTGACCAAACCACACCTAGTTATGGACTTCATAGTTTACCTTCTAGTTGAGTAAAATTTCTGCAATGCATATGTATGTGTTAGTATTGTTTAAGTAAGAAAAATGGGGGAAATCAAGGTCTGTCCAGGAGATAAATCCTGGACAGCTTTGCATCTAAAGGAATAGGGATTTTCTAAACGAGAGAGAGGGGGAGCAAGGCTATCCAAAAGATACAATTTTGGGCAGCATTGTTCTTTTCTAAAATTCTAGAAAGTCTTGAATTTAAGAACttctctaaatgtgttatgtgATGGATTGTAAGGTTAAGGTAAAAAGGGGGAAGTTGCAAGCTTTCAGCATCAGGTAAGTAAACACTGTAAAAACTCCTGACGcacatgaaaaataatttttcttctaaattattttcttttgaaacaaGGTCGGGAAATCTTATAACTTTGCTATGTATATGcatgtttaaaaatttattccaacttCTTCCTTCCGTATTTAAATATCATGAAATCTTTAATGCCATGCCAATTTCAGGTATCATGATATCTTAAATACTATGACTTTAGAAAATACCATGTTATTTTAGAAATGCTATGATGCCATGAACATGATTGcaattattcatgaaaatgTACATGCAATTTATGTACGCATGACTACTATGAACTCAGAAAATGCTCAATGTATGTTATGCGATGAAAATAGCATGTGCACCATATTTTGAGTTTAACCCCGTGGTATCATTATGACATGAATATGATTATGCACCGTATCAGAATACATGACATGTATGATTTGCGGATAGCACAGCAAACCACACAACACAATGTGGGCTATTAGCGAATGTACATTTATGGTGACTGTCTTTTGCTCAGCCATGATCCATCAATTAGGGAAGATCTCACTGTAGTCAGCTCTCCTGAGGCCACAGGATTGAGCTCATGAGGTCCTTCAGGACATGCCAATATGTGCCGCTCATGGTTTAAGAAAGTACAGAAATGGCCCCTGGGGTAAAATAAGTTTcaataagaaatatttttctaaaatatatatacgtatatgAAAGGAAGTCTTAAATGCTTTAAAGTTCTTGCTTTATAATTAGATTACTGTCTCTACGAATTTGTCTCATGATTTACTAATATCATTTGGACACAGAATTTTTAGCTAATGTTTTACCATATGATTTATCTCATGTTTATGTTCACTTACTGAGTTGTGAAACTCACTCCTTTCTCTTATAAACCCCATTTACAGGCCCTGTGACCAATGGCACTTCTTatcatcatcctcttgtccagcGTCCCTCTAGGAGTCGCCTGGATTGATGATCCAGAGATTCGGCATTTCGATGAAGATGCCCGGGTGCACATTTGTTTTGATTAGTAGTGCTTAGCTGAAGATTACTCTTGAGATGTGTGTACGTTTGTTTCGATTAGTAGTGCTTAGCCGAAGATTAC
Above is a genomic segment from Alnus glutinosa chromosome 12, dhAlnGlut1.1, whole genome shotgun sequence containing:
- the LOC133883097 gene encoding uncharacterized protein LOC133883097, whose translation is MSLIQNQDMGTSLPASPTSSSSSSLFAAVDMGTNSFKLLIVNADRSGKFLTLSHLKESILLGLSSTPTTPFALQTLQGFQAILSSHHVIRSHTRCVATAATREAANRNEFVRCVKEKTGLEVEVLSGEEEARLVYLGVLQFLPVFGKSVLVIDIGGGSTEFVVGKGGKVSFGASLKLGHVSLTEKFVKHGLVGQMREYVRLVIRESGVVEKIKECGFEMVVGCSGTVRAIEKAVFCGYAKSDVFGNDNVVLFGECKRDWTWGFTRGELRGLVERICEGGEEEKVRREGMFKSRSEFIVAGAVLLEEIFEVIGIAEMEVSGYALGEGVIAESLAKVYGGYDLNANGRWRSVVWLTTRFNSKKRMRAAAQCAGIAKEIFEGLRKYEEVAASLDEKEFEYLEAACLLHNIGLFTGKKGYHKQTYRIIMDGGHLHGYSTEEVKLIALLTRHHRKKFPKSDHASLKEFSKEEKQKFRSLCAIVRVSVALQQHQCVNIQKMAFSHSHGGFKLESSVLNDQNLLPTTIQPLIGDSFPEVRQELENFKKVFQQELSVVVHSSTSESSQP